Within Corynebacterium timonense, the genomic segment TCGCGCCCGGCTCCGAGGAGGCGGACGCCCTGGTCCTGCGCCACCGCGAGGCGCTCAGTGCCTGGTACCCCGTCACCGCGGCGCGGCAGCTCATCCTGGCCCGGATGTACGTCGCGGACGATCGCTTCCACGCCGCGTTCGCGGGGGAGCAGGACTACCTGCTGCGGCTCGTCGAAAAGCGGGCGGAGCAGGAGGGCGTTGACCTCGCCGATCCGGTCTGGGAGTGAGATCCCGCTGGCCCTATTCGGTCTTTCGGCGAGGGTGCCTGGCCTTCTCAGCTGACGGGGCGGCGACATTTCCTCCGTGTCGTGGTGTGTGGTGGGTTGTGTTTGAAGGCTGTGTGCAGCATTTTTCGCATTCGCCGCACAGTTTCCCTTCGGGACGCCAATATTGCTGTTTCGTAATAGAAATCAGAGCACGGCATGGCCATTGACTAGGTGAAGGCGTTGAGGGTCATGGGGAAGTATCGAAGGTTGTCGGCGCTTCTGTCTGCGGCGCTTGTGTGCGGCTCACTGGGCACCGCTGCGGCGGGCGGGGCCGTTTTTCACGGTTACTGGATCGGCGGGAAGATCGAACAGATCTACCATCGTCTCGGCGGGTGGGGCAGGTTCGGTAACGCGACCACGGACCTGACCCCTTGTTGGTGGACATAGGCTAGCCCCGGTTGATAGCCGGAGGAAGGTAGTCTCTGTTCATGCCTCGTAAGTCCTATTCTGAGGAGTTCAAGCGCGACGCGGTCGCGATGTATGAAGACACAGACGGTGTGTCTTGTAACTCGGTTGCTCATGATCTCGGTGTTAACCGTGGCAGTCTCGCTGCCTGGGTTACGCGCTATGGCACGGGCAAAAAAGCCCGCGCGATTGATGCTGCAGCTCGAGCGCGAAAGGCATCGGATTCAGAGCGGATCCGACAGCTCGAGAAGCACAACCGGCTTCTTCAACAAGAGCGAGATATCCTTCGCAAGGCGGCGCAGTATTTTGCGAAAGAGATGGGCTTGTGATCCGCTTCAAGTTCATCTGGGACCATCGCACCGAGTTTTCGGTCACACGGATGTGCGACGTGCTGAAGGTGCGGCGATCTTCCTATTACAAGTGGAAAAACACGCAGGCCGCGCGCCGTCAAAAGGTTGTTGACGATGCTGTTCTTGGTGCTCGTATCCGCACTGTGTTCACCGACGAACACGGACTCTACGGAGCCAAACGCATCGCCGCGGCGTTGAACGACTCTGATTCGGGGGCGCATGAAGTGGTCAATCACAAACGCGTTGCACGCATCATGAAGGCCATGGGCATCCAGGGGTTTCACGAAGAAACGCCGCGTGCGCACCACCGTGGCAGATACTGGCCGCAGTGTCTTTTTCGGATCTTGTTCGCAGGCAGTTTCATGCCCCGGCGCCGAACCGCGTGCTCGTCGGCGACATTACCTACCTGCCGGTATCCGGTGGCGGCAATATGTATCTTGCCACCGTGATCGATTGTTATTCCCGCAGGCTGGTGGGATTTTCTATTGCTGACCACATGCGCGTCGATCTGGTTATCGATGCGTTGGACTCAGCGCGGCGCGCCCGGGGCAGTCTGAAAGGAGCGATTTTTCATTCCGATCACGGCAGTGTCTATACCTCGAAGGCATTTCGCTCACGATGCACGATGCTAGGGGTGACCCAATCGATGGGGGCGGTGGGAACCAGCGCAGACAACGCGCTGGCGGAGTCGTTCAACGCGACATTGAAACGCGAGGTGCTGCACAACCGGAAATGCTTCGACTCGATGCTGCACGCCAGACGGGACGTCTTCGCCTGGTGTGTGCGCTACAACCAGAAACGCAGACACTCATGGTGCGATTATCTCTCGCCCATCGAGTACGAAAACCGCACCTGCGGTAAACTCACCCTGACCGCATAAGTTCAATTCCCTGTGTCCACTTTCCAGGGGTCGGGCCCTCGGGACGCTGTCGTGCGCCTGGTCGGAGCTGTCCTGGCGGAACAACATGCGTGAGAAGGATCCAGCAGAAGCGCTACATGTCGTTGACCAGCTTGAAACAGACCAGGGTGATGATCACGGCTAACATCGTCGATGCCGGTGAAACCAGACCTGCTATTGACCAGCAGGAGACAGCATCAATCAGCATCGGTTCCTAACACGAGATAGTCCGTAAGGTCGCTACCCTGCTAGTTTTCTCGAAAGGGCAGATACACCACTTCCGCGGACTTGACCGGCTATTACAGTATTTAATGACACTGTGCCGTCAGGATCACTCCCCGTTAGAGCATTCACTCAGCATACTGAAGTAGGCTATTTTCCTTCTACGACTAAGTTCCCTAATCGTAGAGTAGATGGCTTCACCAATGTGCTCGATTTCTTCGTGGGTAGATGCGGCCATAAAAGAGACCTTCACTCTATTTAGGTTTAGCACTTCTGGATTTACGGGAGTACCGAAATCATCGATCCATTGACGTTCTAGATCAAATTCATCTACCGCAAGTGCGGTAGACTCTACGGTCGGTTCACCCACTAAGGGGATTTTAGATCGTATCGCCTTGACGACCTGCTCTGTAACATATTCCAAATCGTGGTCTGTCGCGTAGAGGAAGACCTCTTCAGTCAGAGGCATATATGAGCGTTTAGTCACCATGGACTCATCCTAGCTGGCGCCGGATATGGAATAGCGCCTCAGATCCTCTCCAAAAATACCTACCCTAGAGGGCCTGGTACCCCTTTTATTAGGGGACGCAGGATGGGGTTTTAGACTTTCCCGGAGGAGTTGGAGCAGGTGGACCCCGGTAAGTGGGGGTGCCGTGGATATAATCAGCTAAAAGCTGTAGTTCAACAGCTCCCCTCCGTCAAGTATTTATAGAGCGTGGTCCGCCTGATCCCGAGCCGGCGGGCCACCTCCGCTTTGGGTACACTATCGGAAATCCACTGTCGAGCCTGAGCGACCTGGACATCGGTAAGCGCCTTCACCCGACCCTTGTACACCCCGCGGGCCTTCGCGTGGGCAATCCCCTCGGCCTGGCGCTCCTTAATGATGGAGCGCTCAAACTCCGCCACAGAACCCATCAAACCCAGCATGAGCTTTGCGATCGGATCAGCCTTCGCGGAATAGGTCTGCCTCTCACGCAAGAACCTCACCGACACGCCGCGCCCGACGAGGTCCTCGACGAGCGTGTGGAGGTCGACAAGTGAGCGCGCGAGCCGATCCATGTTCGTGACAATGAGCTGATCCCCTTTCCGCAGATACCTCAGCACCTCCTCCAGCTGGGGACGGTGACGAGTCGATCCACTGAGCTTCTCCTTATATATCTGCGACGCCCCAGCCGCCTGGAGCTGCTCGAGCTGACGGTCTAAATTCTGCTCCAGGGAACTCACCCGGGCGTAACCGACTTTTTATCCCACGACAACATCCTGGTGTTCGTTAATCGCTAGAGGTAGCGACGGTTCTGTTCCGTTAGACATGATCCAACCCTACCGAACAGGGAAAAGTTGTAATTCAAAACCGTTCACTTAGGGGGTGCCAGGCACACTAGTGCTGCCGGTATCAAGCGGGCGTCTGCAAGGAGCTGGACCGGCAATGCGATGTCAGAACCTACTTCGCCCTCGCTGGAAAAAACTTTTTTCACCGACGCAGGCCGAGCCAAGATGCGGCGAAAAGGGAGACGCTCGGTGGATCGAAGTTGTCTGCAACCGCAGGGGTCGGCAATCTTTGCTCGCGATGCTCAGCCTGGTCGTCGTGGAGGAGAGCCTCGTTCCAACCCCAGAAACGCCAACCATCCACAACGTTCGGACAGCCCGACAGTAAGCCAGGCGGCCAGGGTGTTGAGCGCGTCGGTTTTTGGCCGTCCGAATATTCCGAGCGTAATCGGCTAGCCGGGCGCGCTCCAACCCCGTACAACGGGTACCACTAGCGCCGCCCCGCCTCGTTGGTGCCCAGCTTCTCGCGCAGCAGCTCCGCGGCCTCGTCCATCTTCGCCTGGTCTGTCTGCTCCGGGGGAATGACGTTAGCGAGGTTGTATCCCGACATGTCGTTGGCGGGGAAGACGTGAATGTGGGCGTGCGGGACCTCGAAGCCGGCGATGAGGTAGCCGGCGCGCTCGGAGCCAAAGGCCTCGATGACAGCCTGCCCGATCTCCTTGGCAATCTCGTTCATGTGCGTCCACAGGGCGGGGGAGAGGTCGGTCCACTTGTCCACCTCCTCGACGGGGACGACGAGGGTATGGCCGTAGGCAATGGGGGCGATGGACAAAAACGCGGCGACAGTCTCGTCGCGGTAGATGAAGCGGCCGGGCAGGTCGCCGTCCAGGATCTTGGTGAATACGGTGCTCATGCCGCCCCAGGCTACCGGTAAGTTGGGGGCCATGCGCATCCTTGTTATCGGTTCGGGCGGCCGTGAACACGCCCTTCTGGCTGGGTTGAGGGGCAACGAGCTGCACGTGGCGCCGGGCAACGCCGGTATGGCCTCGCTTGCCGAGGTCCACTCGGTGGACGTGGCCTCGCCGGAGGCGATCGTGGCGCTCGCCCGCGACGTCGGCGCGGAGCTCGTGGTCATCGGCCCGGAGATCCCGCTCGTCGCCGGGGCGGCGGACGCGCTCGCCGAGGCCGGCATCGACGTCTTCGGCCCGACGAAGGCCGCTGCGCAGCTCGAGGGCTCTAAGGCCTTTGCCAAGGAGGTCATGGCCGCGGCGGGAGTGCGCACGGCGTCGGCGACGCGCGTGACGGAGCTGGCGGAGATCGACGCTGCGCTCGACGAGTACGGCCCGAACTACGTGGTCAAGGATGACGGGCTGGCCGGCGGCAAGGGCGTCGTGGTCACCCAGGACCGCGCCGCCGCCGAGGCGCACGCCCGCGCCGTGATCGAGGCCGGCAACCCGGTCCTGTTCGAGTCCTTCCTCGAAGGCCCCGAGATCTCCCTGTTCTGCCTCGTCGACGGCGACACGGTCGTGCCGCTGCTTCCCGCCCAGGATCACAAGCGCGCCCACGACAACGACGCTGGCCCCAACACCGGCGGCATGGGCGCCTACACGCCGCTGCCGTGGCTGCCCGACAACGGCGTCGAGCGCATCGTCGCCGAGATCGCCGAGCCCGTCGCCCGCGAGATGGTCGCCCGCGGTATCCCCTACCAGGGCATTCTCTACGTCGGTGCGGCCTGGGGCCCGGAGGGCCCGGCTGTGGTCGAGTTCAACGCCCGCTTCGGCGACCCCGAGACCCAGCCCGTGCTCTCGCTGCTGAAAACGCCGCTTGTCCGCGCCCTCACCGCCGTCGCCACCGGCACCCTCGCCGAGCTGGCCCCGCTCGAGTGGGAGGACGGCTACGCTGCCACCGTCGTGCTCTCCGCCGAGGACTACCCGGCCGCACCCCGCACCGGCGACGCGATCACCGGCGAGGGCCTCGACGACCCGACTACGATCCTCCACGCCGGCACCGCGCTGCAGGACGGGGTGCTCGTCTCCTCCGGCGGCCGCGTGCTCAACGCGCTGGGCAAGGGGGCCACGCTTGAGCAGGCCGTCGATAAGGCGTACGAGGCCGTGGAGAAGATCACGCTGCAGGGCTCGTTCTACCGCCGCGACATCGCGCGCAAGGCGATCGAGGGCGACATCCGCGTGGGCAGCTAAGCTCCGCTGGTCAGCGCCGCGTGCGATAATAAGCGGCGTGGCTGAAAAACCGATGAACGCGAACGTCCTGTCCCACCGCTACGCCTCGCCCGAGATGGCGACGCTGTGGAGCGCCGAGCACAAGATCATCCTGGAGCGCCAGCTCTGGGTCGCGGTGATGAAGGCGCAGCAGGGGCTGGGGGTGGACATCCCAGACGAGGCCATCGCGGCCTACGAAAGCGTCATTGAGCGGGTAGACTTGGCCTCGATCGCCGAGCGGGAGAAGGTCACCCGCCACGACGTGAAGGCGCGCATCGAGGAGTTCAACGCGCTGGCCGGCCACGAGCACATCCACAAGGGGATGACCAGCCGTGACCTCACCGAGAACGTCGAGCAGCTGCAGATCGTCCGCGCGCTTGAGCTGACGCGCGACAAGTCGGTGGCCCTGCTCAAGGCGGTGGGCAACCGCGCCGAGCAGTACACGTCCCTGGTCATGGCGGGCCGCTCTCACAACGTCGCGGCGCAGGCCACCACGCTGGGCAAGCGCTTCGCCTCGGCGGCGGACGAGATCCTCCTCGCCGTCGAGCGCATCGAACAGCTGCTGGCCGCCTACCCGCTGCGCGGCATCAAGGGGCCGATGGGCACCGCCCAGGACATGCTCGACCTCATGGGCGGCGACGAGGCGAAGCTTACGCAGCTCGAGGGCCAGATCGCCCGCCACCTCGGCTTCGCCCGCACCTTCGACTCGGTGGGCCAGGTCTACCCGCGCAGCCTCGACTTTGACGCGATTTCCGCCCTGGTGCAGCTGGGCGCCGGGCCGTCGTCGCTCGCCACCACGATCCGCCTCATGGCCGGCAACGAGACGGTCACCGAGGGCTTCAAGGAGGGCCAGGTCGGATCGTCGGCGATGCCGCACAAGATGAACGCGCGCTCCTGCGAGCGCGTCGGCGGCTTCCAGGTCATCCTGCGCGGTTACCTCACGATGGTCGCGGACCTTGCCGGCCAGCAGTGGAACGAGGGCGACGTGTTCTGCTCAGTCGTGCGCCGCGTCGCGCTGCCAGACGCCTTCTTCGCCATCGACGGCCAGCTGGAGACCTTCCTGACGGTGCTCGACGAGTTCGGAGTCTTCCCGGCCATGATCAACCGGGAGCTTGACCGCTACCTGCCGTTCTTGGCCACCACCCGGATCCTCATGGCGGCGGTGCGCGCCGGGGTCGGCCGCGAGACCGCCCACGAGGTGATCAAGGAGCACGCCGTCGCGATGGCGCTCGATATGCGCGAGAAGGGGGCGGAGCAAAACCTCGTCGAGAGGCTGGCCGAAGACGAGCGCCTGCCCCTGGACCGCGCCGCCCTCGACGCCGCGCTCGCCGACCGCCACGCCTTCATCGGCGCCGCCGAGTCCCAGGTCGACGCCGTGCTCGCGCGCATCCAGGCGCTTGTCGACGCCCACCCCGACGCCGCCGGTTACACCCCGGGCGAGATCCTCTAAGGAGCGCCCGGCCCCCACGTCAGCGCCTGGGGAGGCTGCCCCGGGTTGCGCGGGCTGACCAGTGTGTTCAGGCGCACGCCGGTGCCGACGATGCCGGGGTCGCGCTGCCCCTCCCAGGTGACCACCGCGGTGGTGTAGCTGCGCCCGGTGACCATGTCTCCCGTGTAGGAGGGAACCGTGTCGGTCTCCTCGGTGTCGAGGCCACAGTAGCTTTCGGCCCCGACCCCGACGTAATTGGCGTTGGTGCCGTAGCCGTCAACGGGGGTGAGCGACGGAAGCTCGACGGAGACGGGGGCGTCGTCGCGCCCCAGCCCCTGGCCCAGCGAGGTGAAGGTGACGGGGAAGCAGGAGAAGGTCCGCACGGCGACGGGCGGGGCGTCGCCAATGCGCTGCGGGTCCTGGCCAATGTTGTCCTTCACCTGCTGCAGCGTGAGCCGCGTCGGCGCGTGCACCGTGACCTCCCAGTAGACGGGCATCCCCGTGGAGAAGTGTGTGGTGACCACCTCGGCGGGCTCGTCGAAGCGGAGGTGGGTGCCGTCCGCGGTGGGGCGAAAGCCCTCCGGTTCGTTGACCAAACCGGTCACGGGCGCGTTGTCCTGGGGGTCCACGGACCCGCAGGCTGCGAGCGCCGCGGCGAGCGCGACGGCGGCGGGGGGTGCGGAAAGGCGGCGCAAGGCGTGCATGGCCTTTACCTTAAGCGATCGCCAGCGATTTCCCGTCCGCGGAACCCGGGCTAGACTTACGTGCCATGCGTCCAGAGCTCTCTGATTACGACCACCTTTCTGGCGGCAAGGTCCGCGAAATCTACGAGGTGGATGCCGCGACCCTGTTGATGGTGGCCACCGACAGGATCTCTGCCTTCGACTTCTCGCTTGACCCGGAGATCCCGGACAAGGGGCGAGTGCTCACAGCCACCTCGATGTTCTTCTTCGACCTGCTCGACGGGGTGCCGAATCACCTCGCCGGGCCGATTGACGACGAACGCATCCCCGAGGAAGTCCTCGGCCGCGCCCAGGTGGTCACACGCCTGCAGATGATCCCCTTCGAGTGCGTCGCCCGCGGCTACCTCACGGGTTCCGGGAAGAAGGAGTACGACGCGACGGGCACGGTGTGCGGCGTCGAGCTGCCCGAGGGCCTGACAGAGGCGTCCCGGTTGCCGGAGCCGATCTTCACCCCGGCAACGAAGGCGGAGCAGGGCGAGCATGACGAGAACGTTTCCTTCGCGTACGTCGCCAGCGCGCTCGGCGAGGACCTGGCCACCCGGCTGCGCGAGGCCACCCTGGACATTTACGCGCGCGCCGCCGCCTACGCCGAGACACGCGGCATCATCCTCGCCGACACCAAGCTCGAGTTCGGCCTCGACGAGGACGGCACGCTGGTGCTTGCGGACGAAGTGCTCACCCCCGACTCCTCCCGCTACTGGCCTGCTGACTCCTACGAGGAGGGGCGCGTGCAACCCAGCTTTGACAAGCAGTACGTGCGCAACTGGCTCACCGGCCCGAAGTCCGATTGGGACCCCGCCGACGGCACCCCGCCCCCGGAGCTGCCCGGCTCTGTCGTCGAGGCCACCCGTGACCGCTACGTGGAGGCCTACGAGCGCCTCAGCGGCACAAAGTTCGGCGACTGGCCGGGGGCGATGGCCTAGCTTTTCTGACCGGGGGCGCCGGGACGGCGGTGCGGCGGGCCGGGAATGCCGGGGCGTAGACTCGGGCGCCATGACGGACAATCCCACGACGAGCACCAGCACCAGCGGCGTCCCGGCCCCGGTGGCAACAAAGCACCCCATTACCCGCTCCTTTCACGGGCGCGATTTCGTGGACAACTACGAGTGGCTGCGCGACAAGGACAACCCCGAGACCATCGCCTACCTCGAGGCGGAAAATGCCTACACGCAGGCGCGCACGGAGGGGCTGGACGAGCTGACCGAGGCGGTCTACGGCGAGATCAAATCGCGCATCAAGGAAACGGACATGACCGTCCCGCAGCGCCGCGGCGGCTGGTGGTACTACGCGCGCACCGTCGAGGGCAAAAGCTACGGCCTGAGCTGCCGCGTCGCCGCCGACCCGGCTTCCCCCTGGACCCCGCCGACACTGCCGGAGGACGGCTCGGCCCTGCCGGGCGAGCAGGTGGTTCTGGATGTCAACGAGCTCGCCGAGGGCCACGAGTTCTTCTCGCTCGGCGCCTCAACCGTGACCACCTCGGGCCGGCTCCTGGCGTACTCCGCTGACACCTCGGGCGACGAGCGCTTCCAGCTGCGCGTCAAAGACCTCCAGACGGGCGAGCTTCTCGCCGACACGCTTGACGACGTCTTCTACGGCGCCACCTGGGCAGGGGAGGAGTACCTCTTTTACACCCGCGTCGACGAGGCGTGGCGCCCCCACCAGGTGTGGCGCCACCGGCTGGGTACCCCGGCCGAGCTGGATGTGCTGGTCTACGAGGAGCCCGACGAGCGCTTCAACGTCTCCGTCGGCATAGACCGCGCGGAGAAGTACCTCTACATCGCCTCCAGTTCCAAGCTCACCAGCGAGTGGCGGGTGTGCCCGCTCGCCGAGCCGGAGGGCGAGTTTGAGGTGCTGTGGCCGCGCGAGCAGGGCGTCGAGTACGACGTTGACTACGCCGAGGTGGCAGGGGAACCCCTGTGGGTGGTCACGCACAACGCGGCGGGACCGAATTTTGAGGTGGGCACGTGTGGCGTCGATAAGCGCGTGCCCCTGACCGAGCTTGAGGTGCGCGTGCCGCACGACGACGCGGTGCGCATTGAGGGCGTGGATGTCTACCGCGACTTCTGGTTCTGCGGGTATCGCTCGGGCGGGATCAGCCGCCTCGCCGTCGCCGAGGTCGGCGAGAGCGGGGTGGCCGCGTTCCGCGAGCTGGAGTTCGACGAGGAGCTCTACACCGCGGGCCTAGGCGGCAACCCCGAGTGGGACGCGCCGGTGGTGCGCCTGAGCTACGCCTCGTACACCCAACCCGCGCAGCTGTTCGACTACACGGTGGCCACCCGCGAGCTGAGACTGCTCAAGCAGCAGGAGGTGCTCGGCGGCTACGACCCGCACGAGTACACCGCGACCCGCATGTGGGCGAGCGCCCCCGACGGAACCCAGGTGCCCATGTCCGTGGTGCACCGCGCCGACCTCGATCTCAGCCAGCCGCGCCCCACCCTGCTGTACGGGTACGGCTCCTACGAGGCCTCCAACGACCCTGGTTTTTCCATCGCGCGCTTGTCGCTGCTAGACCGCGGCATGGTATGGGTGTGCGCCCACGTGCGCGGCGGCGGCGAGATGGGGCGCGGATGGTACGACCACGGGAAGGGGCTTGAGAAGGTCAACACGTTTACGGACTTCATCGCGTGCGCGGACGCTTTGGTGGAGCAGGGGATCACCACCCACGGCCAGCTCGTCGCCGAGGGAGGCTCCGCGGGCGGGCTCCTCATGGGCGCGGTGGCGAACATGGCGCCGGAGAAGTTCGCCGGCATCCAGGCGATCGTGCCCTTCGTCGACCCGCTGACCAGCGTCCTCATGCCGGAGCTGCCGTTGACGGTCACGGAATGGGAGGAGTGGGGTGACCCCTACCACGACCCGGAAGTCTACGACTATATGGCAGCCTACGCGCCCTACGAGAACGTGGAGGCGAAGCACTACCCGGATATCCTCGCGGTGACCAGTCTCAACGATACGCGCGTACTCTACGTCGAGCCCGCCAAGTGGGTGGCTAAGCTGCGCGAGTGCGCGACCGGTGGTGAGATTTTGTTGAAGACGGAGATGAGCGCCGGGCACGGCGGCGTGTCCGGACGCTACGAAAAGTGGAGGCAGACCGCGTTTGAGTACGCCTGGACCTTGGTGCATAGTGGGGCTGTGTCGAAGTAGCAAAGTAGCGGTGTAACAAAAAGGTGCGCCCCGCTCAGAAAAAGCGGGGCGCGCCTGCAATAGCGGAGCCGGGGATTAGGGTGTGTGAGAAGTCGTCCCGGCCTCGGCCTTTTCTTTTTCCAAGAGCTGGTCGAGCTGACGGTCGCGTATAAAAACGTAGTACGCGATGCGGAAGGCCACGTAAAAAGCGACGAATCCGATGACGGCGAAGATGATGAAGTCCACGGCCCACGCCCAGTCGGAGAACGTCTCCGCAGGCGTGCGGTCATGTGCAACCCATTCGCGAATCATTTGCAGTGCAATGCCGCAGACCGCCGCTAGTAGAGCGGTGAGAGATTTAGACATCGAGGTTCCTCCTCTCTTTAGATGTGGCCGTTGGACCGGCAGAAGTCGTCAAAAGCTCCTGAAAACCCGTTGAGGTTCTGGCATGCGGTCGCGACGCCCCAGTTTGCTACCTGGCCGATGATCTCACTGCCGAGCGCGCCGCCGACGAATCCGGCGATGGCGGCGATAACGGCTGGTATGGCCCGCTGCTGTTTGATAGCTTCAACGTCGAGCCCGATGACAGTGGCAAGCTGCCGAGATTCGTCCGGCGACAGTTCTGCGAGGTTACGCTCGAAAGCGCGGATTTGCTCGGCGCTGTATCCCAAGCTTTGTGCTGCTTCATGAAAAATTCCGAAGCGGTCCTCGCGGAGATCGTAGTACACTGCACGCGCGATAGCTGAATCCTGATCCGTGGTGGCGGAGGACTGTGCAACAGACGGTGCGTTGGGCGCTTGAGCGTGAGCCGCTTGGGCGTGAGCAGGGGCAAGCGAGCTGGCCGCTAGTGTGAGAATGGTCGTAATCGAAACTAATGTAGAGCGCATTTGTTCTCCCTTCTTTAGTAACCTGCGCTTGTGTACAACCGTACATGGGCAGCGTGGCGTCCACCCCCAGATGGGGGTAATTCGCCTCAGTTTGGTCTGACGAAACATTCGCTAAGGCGTGCGAAAATGTCTCCGTCAGCGCTGTTCACGGGCGTTTTGCCGATTATTCTGTGCGTTTCAATCTGACTGGCCCCTTGTAGCACCCGCGTGTGGAAGGCGCGCCCCTGAGTGTCCGTGGGGTAATTTCTCTCCGCTCGCGTTCTCGGTTCGCTCACCATCGCCTCAGGTTCGGTTACGGATCGCGGGCGCCGAACCCCGGCGGGCGCGGCAGGTAGCGCTGTGCGATAATGCGGCCTATGTCAGGCCGCGTCCTCGTATCGGTGTCCTCTATCTTTGACGCCACCCTCGACGGGGTCGCCCGCCTTGTAGCGGAGCTTGACCGCAACGACGTACCGATATCGCTTTTGGTTGCGCCGCACATCGATAAGACGTGGCACCTGGCCAAGGACCCGCGCACACTCGGGTGGCTCGGCGAGCAGCGCGAAGCAGGGCGCGCGCTTATCCTCAACGGCTTCGACCAGCCGGCCCAGGGCCGACGCTCCGAGTTCGCCACCCTGGGAGCCCACGAGGCGCGCCTGCGGCTCAAAGGAGCGACCCGCCAGATGATGTCGTTGGGCTACGAGTTCGATATCTTCGCCCCGCCGCGCTGGCGCCTGTCGGAGGGCACCCTCGCGGTCGTCGGCGAGTTCGGCTTCGGCCTCGTCGCCTCCACGAAGGGGCTGCACATCGTGGGCGACAACCAATTCCACCGCTGCCGCAACCTCTCCGTGGGCGAGGGTTTCGGCGCGGCGACGTGGTGGCGGCGCAACGTCATCCGCGCCGCCGAACGGGGCGCTGCCAGGGGAAACACCATCCGCCTGTCCGTCTCGGGCCGCGAGCTGGGGGACAAAAAGGTCCTGCGGGACTTCGTCGCCGCGGCGCTCGCCGCCGCAGAGGCCGGGGGCAGTCCCGCCGATTACCGCTCCTTCCTGCCCGCCGCGTAGCTACCCTGGGCCCCATGACTGAGAACCTTCGCGATATCGAGCTCACGCTTAACGACGGCACACCCACCACCCTCAACACCCTCGCCGGATCCGACGCGGTCCTGCTGGTCAACACGGCCTCCAAGTGCGGTCTGACCGTGCAGTACGAGGGCCTGCAGGCACTCGCCGACGAATACGCGGGCAAGGGCCTGACCGTCGTCGGCGCCCCCTGCAACCAGTCCAACGGGCAGGAACCCGGCACGGACGAGGAGATCAGGGACTTCGCCTGCACCCGCTACAACGTCAGCTTCCCGCTGCTGTCCAAGCTGGAGGTCAACGGGCCCGGCGCGCACCCGCTGTACAAGGAGCTGACCACCGTCCCCGACTCCGACGGCGAGGCCGGGGACGTGGCCTGGAACTTCGAGAAGTTCCTCATCACCCCCGACGGCGCAGTGGCCGCCCGGATCCGCCCCAAGACCGAGCCCCAGGACCCTGCCGTGACGGAGGCAATTGAGACCGTGCTGGCCCCGTAACTCTTAGCGGCCCCGGGAGGATGAGCTCAGCCCGGGCACGGCGCGCCAGAGGAGGGCCAGGGCACCGACGGCGGCGGCGACGAGGGCG encodes:
- a CDS encoding DUF2334 domain-containing protein, which produces MSGRVLVSVSSIFDATLDGVARLVAELDRNDVPISLLVAPHIDKTWHLAKDPRTLGWLGEQREAGRALILNGFDQPAQGRRSEFATLGAHEARLRLKGATRQMMSLGYEFDIFAPPRWRLSEGTLAVVGEFGFGLVASTKGLHIVGDNQFHRCRNLSVGEGFGAATWWRRNVIRAAERGAARGNTIRLSVSGRELGDKKVLRDFVAAALAAAEAGGSPADYRSFLPAA
- a CDS encoding glutathione peroxidase, whose product is MTENLRDIELTLNDGTPTTLNTLAGSDAVLLVNTASKCGLTVQYEGLQALADEYAGKGLTVVGAPCNQSNGQEPGTDEEIRDFACTRYNVSFPLLSKLEVNGPGAHPLYKELTTVPDSDGEAGDVAWNFEKFLITPDGAVAARIRPKTEPQDPAVTEAIETVLAP